atccaaatacattttatacttaaatcttaatgtatttgaaatttattttgatgttAATCCCCATTCTCTTGCCATTTTCTGACTAATCCATTCTTCCCCAAGGATTTGCAGTGTTAACCCATATATGCTAAATTTATATCTATTCTTAGGTCTGTTCTTGGGAATTTATTCTGTTCACTTATTTGTCCATCTTTTCTTACATTAGTATGTACTGTTTTTAGTTATTGAAGCTTTATAATACAATTTGATATCTAATACAACACATTCCTCctcattcttcttcttcaagaaagtTGGCAGTCTTTCCCACATTTATTCTTCTCAGTGAAGTTTAGACTAATTTCCCAATATTACAGAGAATACTGTTAGGATTTCTTTTCTTGGAATTGTTAAATTTATAGACAAACTTAGTTAGATTGACATTTTCACTTTGAGGATTCATAGCAAGTAATGtgctatttttttccatttgaattttCTTATGTTTCTCAGTAAAGTTTGATAGTTTCCTTCTCAGGGATCCTTTCCCAGCTGTTTTAAGTTTGTTCTTAAGTATGCTATCCTTTCTTCTTGCGCCTGTACATGAGATATCTTAGGGTCCCTGGATTTGGATACATATCTAGAGATCAGTTTGGATTTTCAAGATCAACACTTTTGCCcctatttttactttcctttggCCATTGCAGTAGAGCTGTAAGAGGGGGGCCCAGGGCACCCTTGGAgtccctcctcccctgcctctaCTGATGCGGGTGGCCACaaaggagtctttttttttttttttgagagcgagagagatgagaagcatcaacttgtagttgcgtcattttaactgttcactgattgctctcatgtgtgccttgatgggggggggtgttCAAGCCAAACCATTGACTTTGGAATCATATTGATGATGCCATGCTCATGTGAGTGACCCCGCAcgaaagctggcaacctcggggtttcgaacccggggTCTGTGtccccaggttgacgctctatccacttgccaccaccagtcaggaagagccttttttttttttttccatgcaaTAGCTTTATAAGTGCCTTGCTaatttttttgattaaaaaaaaatagaatctttaGCATAGTAAGCAAGGTGTTTCCATAGAAAATGGGTTAGTCTTTTTATGAAATCTTTTAATGACAAAAGATGCCTGTTTTCTTTAAGGAAGAGTTTAGTGATTGGATCTTGCCAGATAGCTTCTGTTTACCTTGTGTGACACTGGGATTCCCTGCTGACTTTGAAAGGAATACTATAGTGTTATAATTATCCATGTTTGCTCCGGGAATTATCCTTCCACAGAGGAAGCTAGGATTGAAGGAATACCTGCTGCCCCTCATGGCAGACCCTGGCCCGGGCCTCCTACCTTGTTTCAGTTCAGCTAGCAGCCCTCCCAGATGGGCACTGCtaccctcctcctgctgctgaggAGACAGATGTGacatgaaataaagaaatttgctcaaggtcacacagggagTAAGTGGCAAAGTCAGGATCCCAAACCTTTACTCTTAATCACTATACTAATATTTGGTTGTATACATATTGACATattcagaattaaaaataattaaaaagaaataaaatttgaaatattaaaaaaaaactgaagagaaaCTGTAGTTTATGTCTCATTAGTTACAGGCCACTTTATTCTGAGTACTACTGATTATAGCTCAAAGATTGGTTTCTTTATGCTACTGTAGACAAAAGGGATCTCAGCCCATTTAGAATAATTAAAGCAATATTTCTGAAGTCAGCAGGTGAAATTTGTCACAGTTCATAGCCTAAGTACAAAGCGGTTGGATCATCACAAAACTGAGAGGCAGTCAGGGACAGGAGGGAGCTGGAATCTGGCAAAGCCCTTCTCTGCTGGGGAGCTGGGCGGCAGCTCTTGGCAGCAGCAGGAGGACTGTCTGAAGAAGATATGATGGGAGGAGGCCCGAGGAGGGGTCAGGTCGAGGTATCTTGTGGCTTCCTGTTGAGGATATGTGGCAAAACCCCTGCCTGTTCCCCACAGGGGAGTTAGACCTGGTTCAAAATAGTACACCAGGCCTCTCCTACAAGACCAGAGTCCTGGGCAGGAGATAAGTCAGGACtgaggagggagagctgagaccaGTGCTTGTTCTACTTGCTTTGGATCTGAGAGCTCCAAGGGTGCTCAGGGCTGGCTGAGGAGTCCAGGTCCCAGGGGAGGGAGTGTGTGTTTGCATGTCTGTGTCTCAGGGTTGAGGACCCCCAGTGGGAGCTGGCACAGAGGTGTCTGTTTTTTGTCTGGCTCAGGAATTGACTTTCACTCTGTGATGGAACTGAACCTGTTTCACAGACCTCACCCTTTCCCTGTGGCGGCCGAGGCACCAGCCCAGGGCTGTGTCCACAGGCAGGTGGGCAGGCAGCCATTGGGCTGGAGGAGTGGGGCTCGGAGCAGGCACTGCCCGGACGGAAGCTCCCGCTGGATCTGTACAAAAATCCAGAAAGCACTTCGGTCCCACTTTCATAGAATGAGGCCAGAAAACACTGAATGAACATGTATTATCCTCAGCTCAAATTAGTCAAGTTGCTTATTTCTAGTTTCACAACAGGGAGTGTTCTTTGGAAACCCGCATTTGGGTAGTGAAAACCATACTTTCTGGGCTGGACTCCCTGAGCAACTAGAAATGACGATGCATGGAGAGATgactttattattgtatttttatcagtaGACAAACTTCCTAAAAAATTTACATACTCATATCTGTAGATAACCCCCATCATAAAAAGACTAATATAACACTGTTCTGAATCATGCAGTCTTTGCAAATAACAAGCAGCCTAAAAAGTGTCcaaatctaattttaatttttgagctttttttccTAACTCGACAATTAGTCTTGTAAACTTTGTAGTAAGAAATATTGTAAGTTGGATAACCATATAAGTAACATTATACTTTCTCACAGTGTTCCTAGTAACATGATTTTCACCGCTCTTTTTGAAAACCTCTATTATCCACGGCAAACAAGTACATTTTACACATGGCTTctgcccacccccaaccccaataCAGTCGTGGAAGGAACAGATTTCTAATGTGAGTCTACATGTGACCATAACACATGGACAGTTTACTGAGCAAGTGGAAGTCTAATAAAATAGTAAGGCATTTGTCCCACTATGTCTCCCTCGTTGAGGAACGAGTGCTGTTCTCTCAGGCTTGTTACGGCTTCGAGGCCCTTGGAGAGGCTAGGACAGCTCCTTCAAGATCCCGACGAGGAAGGATGCTCAGAAGCAGACGAGGCGGGGCTCAAAGGATGTCAATACTGCACTCGTCAGATGTGCCTTGGGGAGGGGAGCATCTGAAGTCTTGATATGAAGGGTGTGAATCAACTTCCTTGGTCAACATGTTGACCTGTTGTTGAGCTTTCTGaagcagttttcttcttttggtctGCATTCCCAGCTTTCATTAATGCAGTAAAAATTTTAAGACGGAGAAAAGGGCAAATTAAGCTTTAAGGTTTCTTCAAGTTCAGCTGAGGTTAGCCTCCCAGGCTCCCAGGAGCTCTGCTGAGGTCATTGTTGTGGGCGGTGGCCCTGTGTCTAAAACGCCAGGACCCTGAGCATTGCTGAAGGTGCAAAGATGTAGTAAAGATGGACTCTGTCCTTGAGAAGCTTAAAGTCTAGTTGACTAGATGGCATAatccattcagcaaacatttattaagcggggtgggggggcactgTGGCAACACAGCAATGATTAAGCTGCAGTCCCAACTTTCTAAGGAGTTTGTAATGAATGGTTAAGTAACAATGCCAAACACTTCAGCCAGAACAGTGAATTTCCcgataaatatactgctcacaaaattaggggatattttataacttcctattcattttgaaatacccctaatttttgtgagctgtatagtATAAACAAATAAGTACTCAGAAAATGGAATCTCCAGGAGCAGGAGTGGCCTGTGAAGGCTTTAAGGAGGTGGTGGGCTGAAGCAAAAACTCTGAATCTTGGCCATTTCTCACATTCATAGAACCTGCCAAGATCCAGAATAATATACAAACCAAGTGTTAATTTCCAAAAATTCAGGAACTTTTGTGTTTCTGGTCAGCCTGTGCCCGCGGGCCCTCTCGTCAGTGGGTGTCTGCGGCGCCCGCCCCGTCCAGCCTCTCTGCTCTCCCGTTCTGACCGTCTCTGCGCTGCAGCGTGCTGGTCAGTGCCACAGTGCCAGTGGTGTGCTTTTttattaccttttcaaaaaatatatttaacttttgaATAGCAATAGTTTACATGGttgaaaaaccaaaaaataaaaacataaataacacATTCAGTAAAAATTATACCCCTTTCCTTGTCCCAGTCTCACTGTTCCCCAAGTTCTGTCTACCCAGCTCCTGTTACTGGTTTCTTATGTATCATTCTAGACTTGATGtccatacaagaaaacacaaatacagtttttcctctatttttccaGAGAGAGCATGTTATAGTCAGTTTGCTTTTCTTCACTTACTGTGTCTGAGAGTTCTCTCCTTGTAGCACACAGAGCACATTCTGGccctcttttaatggctgcaggTACTCCACTGCATGCATATACCAGAAGCTATTATCAGTTCCCTGTCCGTGGTCATTTGGGTTGTTTCAGTCTTTGCTATTTCAGATAAAGCTGTAATGAATAATCATGCACATTTTATTCACACGTGTAAATACTATCTACAGCAGAGACATAGGTGTGATTTAGTAGTCCTGAGTGGGGAAAGGGAAGTATGGTTTAAAAGGGTTTTTATCCTGGCATATCTTTATTTCCTGAATTTGGATATTTTCTGTGGGTCATATCATTACCCAGAAACCTGGGGATAACCTGATAAATGTGCCTGATAATGGCAAATATTAGTTTCTATCCTGATACATGTAGATTTAACTGTAGAAAACCTTGGATTTTGCTTCTCCTTGGTTTTCACCAGAGTTGTCTGGTTTCAAAAGATGTATATTTGGCAAGAGGTCATCACCAGTGGCACATGCCATCTCTGGGCCTGGGCAACTCTTTTAGAATTTGTTCTTTAGGGGTATCTTCTAGCCCACCATGAAATTCTCAGACCCTACTGTGATCTTGTTTTTTCAGACGGGCCCATCTTCGCTTGTGCCTGGAGAAGTTGAAGGGACTGGTGCCGCTTGGGCCTGAATCAAATCGACACACTACACTGAGTTTATTAACAAAAGCCAAACTGCACATAAAGGTAAGTGTATTTGAGGCGACTTTCAACTTGACCTGTCCGGCAAGGGTTCATTGTCGTTAGGACGGCACATGCACAGCTGCACAGCAGTTCTCTCCTCTGAGCCCTTCCATCCTGCCTCTTGGTGAATCTCTGGCACCCCCATACTCCAAAGATTCAGAACCATTATCTGAGTTTTTCTCACCCCTCGGCACCAGAAATTAAGAGGTCCATTCGATGATACAAGCCAGAAACTCAGGGTCATTCTCGTTAGCTCTTGCTTCTTAGCCACGCATCTAAGCCATCGCCAAGATCTAAGTATTTCACACCTTGTCTCCTTCCCTTTTTGCCCTCTCATCATCTACTGTAAGAAATTCCTCAAGACTTTCCTCTGACCTGATCTCCATGCTTCCCAAGAACAACCCTTCTTGAGCTCAAGTCAACGTGTCACCCTGTTTAGAATTTTCTGTGGTTCAGGACATGGTCTGTCACCAGGCCTGCCCTCACCTGTGTGCAGCATCACCATGTGCCATTACACTACCTGTCTGCTTCAGCCCTTCTTTCAGTCCCTAATACTTACAATGTTCTTTAaccacaggacctttgcacatgctgttccctatGTGGTATgcttttccctcctttctttacCTAGTTAACTTCTCAGCACAGCTATTGCTAGCTTAGGGAAACCTTCCCTGACATAGTTACCTTCTTCCTGTGTCAGGAGGTCCTATTATTgggtgtttctctctcactctcgctctctctcagTACTTGTCACAGTTGGCCTCCAACAGTGGTTTATGTGAGTATTTGGCTCTCTCCATCTCTAGAATATAGACTCCACAGGGAGGGTATAGGGTCTTTGTGTTCACCTGTCTTCCCAGCacttcccagagcacagaggtgacTTCAGTACAGAGCTGTAATAGCAAAGGGTGACTTGTATTCAGGCTTTTGACAACCCCAGCCCAAATCACTGCAGCGTGTTTTTATAGTCGTGATTAGACAACTGTCACTTTAATTATGATTAGTAGCCTGCATGCATGACAGTTCTGGGGGGGGAAGAATCTCTGTTTAGAGCAAAACAATCACAATTAAACAATCTTCTTAATTATCTGAAGAATATGAAAAGCTAGCAGATGGATTTGTAAAAGCAAGTGGTCTATCAAAATGTGTTTTCTACGCTCTTCTGTTGGATAATTTGGAATCAGGACTTCAAAAGGGACTGTTATTTCCTGCTAACAAACAGAAGTTAATTGAAACTTGGCATGACACAAAAAAATGCTTCTGCAATTGGAATGTGTACTTGAATGAGCACACATTTAAGTGGAAGTCTGTTTGCTAAGCTGCCATCGCATGCAGGGCTCCGGTGCCATGGTTAGGAGGTCAGAGGTCACGGCAGACAAGGGAGACCAGGCCAGGGCTCCTGCCTGCAGTCTTTTCAGTATTAAAACTGAGGGGTATCGGGATGCTAGAGTGTCAGAGCTCACCCCAGAATCCCCGTGACAGTACAAGTAGACCATTGTCAGTGCTGAAGGTGTTAGATGAAGACAGGAGTCATTAGCCAGTCAACTTGCTATCTCTGTGAGAAGCTAGACAAGTGACACACCAAATGGCTTCTGAGAAAATTGGCAGATTTCACTGCTAGCAAGGAAGAGGCAGGGCCATTGCCAACTTTGAAATCTGCCTATGAACTCCAACAACTACCCCTTTGACTTGCAGAAACTTGAAGATTGTGATAGAAAAGCCATTCACCAAATAGACCAGCTTCAGCGAGAGCAGCGACACCTGAAGAGGCAGCTGGAGAAACTGGGCATCGAGCGGATACGGATGGACAGCATCGGCTCCACGGTCTCCTCGGAGCGCTCGGACTCCGACAGGGGTAAGCCCTGTCCTGCGTCCtcaccacccctccctttcctcgcCCTCCTGCCAGAGCAGAACAGAGCAGGAAGTAAGAACCTGCTGTGCTCTGCAGAAGCTGAGTAGTGTGACCTTCAGGAACGAGCCCCTCTTACCTTTCAGCAGTTAGGCACCCATGTCCAAAGAAGGACTTGACAGGAGTCACTTTGATCTTTCAGCCCGAGTTTTCTGACGCGTGCCTTCAccactgtctctctttcctcccacagAAGAAATCGACGTGGACGTTGAAAGCACAGACTTTCTCACGGGGGAGTTGGACTGGAGCAGCAGCAGCGTGAGCGATTCTGACGAGCGGGGAAGCATGCAGAGCCTGGGCAGTGACGAGGGGTACTCCAGCTCCAGCATCAAGAGAATAAAGCTCCAGGACAATCGCAAGACGTGTCTTGGTCTATAAGAGCGGTCACTTCGGCTGGCCCGGATGGTTTTCCCTGTCGGATCGGATTAGGTAGTGTATTGGACCTGCCCACGATTCCCTTGCACGTTCACTTCAGTGTACCACCTCTACCAAAATCAGCTTTGTAAAGGTTTTCAAGGAAGTGCTTAGAAGTGTGGGTTTCTGATTTCATCCACTAGCTTCTCTCCATAAAAATTCGTCTCTGAGAGACTGTACATTCCAATCAATTTGAAGCACCTAAGAAGTCTTAGACCGAATAAGCAACTTTCACATCTCAGCAAATTCCCCCTTATTTACTGTCCCCAGGTAGCCTCCCAGACTTTTTCAAGTTTTCTGGCTTTACTGTGTGTTACTTGCCTAGCAAAAATGTATGAATGTGTCTTGTGCTTAGGAAACTGAAGGAAACAAGCTTCTGAAGTTGAGATCCTGATCTCAGAACTCCAAAGTAAGCTTTGAAAATGGCATTTAAGAGCACTTACCCACGGACCTCACCCCCGTGAGGAGTCGGGAATACCTCCAGACAACACCCTCACCCCGTGCTCACTGCCCAGCCCGCGTGTGGATGGGGCAGTGTTTCTCACTCTGAAATGGACAGCTGGAGAGCATGGCTTTGGGGTTGCACAGCTTATAGAAGTTCCACTGTCATTTGTTATTACGAAATGGTACAATCTATTTTTGTGCGATGTTTTTGGGACCGTGCTGTGTATTGCTACCCCCAAGGCGCGTTTCTTCTCGAAGTTTGTTATGCTACTTGTctctggaacatttttttttcctacctcaGAGATAAATGAGATCTCCATTTCCCACTTAACACAAAGTGATTATGCCTCTTTTTTCCCCCCGAGTAAGTGACATTTGGTCCAGTTCTAATCTATTTTCCTATTTAACTTCCAGCAATAACTGAGCGTTGGCGCTAGCTGAGCTAGTGCCCGTCAGTGAAAGGAAAAGTCCACGTTCCTGCTGTGTCGCAGGTGAACAGGAGGGGTGGGGCCGTGTCACTAGAAGTCCTCTCATTATTTTTGGACACACCCAGAAACTTCTTTATGGAGGCTTTTGGGTTGATAGTTTaaaaggctgattttttttttctttttggttatgATTTGTCCTTTAAGTGGTCTCCTACTTTGTAGCATTTTTATTTAAGCTAAAACAGAGcacatgtatatgtacataaGACATGAAATCTATAaatactatttattcattttatataaactaATGTAATGGAAAATAAATTCTTATGACTTTGTGCTTTTATAGATGTTCTAGAAACTTTGTATGTAGGTATCTACCAAATTGGTTCATTCCCCttaatatttttgcattcatATTTTTGAGGTCTTGATGTTTTCAGCCTCTGGCAAatctttttcattgaatttaaacCATTTGTAAAAATCTGTAATGCTGAAACAGAGTGTATGTCACAAAGTGATGAGAACATTCCTACAACCCACAGACACACTGCAACCTAAGGGCTGACCGGCTGAGCCAGCGGCAGGGCCGCCGGCCTGCGGTCTCCAGCACGCCACAGCCTCACGCCCCTCCGGCGCCTCCACCTTCCACACGACGAAATGTTCAAACACACTCAACACAAGCGTATTCTAGACATGAAGAGCAGTGTAAACAAAGCAAGATTACTTTTGTTGTTTCCTTTTAATCATTctttaatgtattaaaaaattttaaattggaaGTTGTGGGTTGCTAAATGATCCCACAGTCATGTGTaactcctgtttttgttttgttctggtttttctttcatttcggttttgggaggggggagggcaggtgacacataggatttttttattgttggaaTCTTTTCCAATAACCAGCTGAAGATTTGCACTGAAATACAACTCGTATgccttttgcatttttaaagccTGCTTCCTGAATTTAAGCAGAGTGATAAGTGTTCAAAGAGCCAGCTCAGCCTGAAACATGTTTGAAAAAGATATATCTGCACTTTGAGGTCCCTTTCGAATGCCATTCACTAGACCTCTCGAGCATTTTGTTTAATTGCTACGTTCAAGCGCCTCACAAGTCCACGATGCTGAGTGGCATCAAAAACTCAAGACTTTGGGAAAAGCCTATGGGCTTGcactgggggagggaagggaacaaaatttatgtatttgtttaatttagaaataaggtATCTTAGAGATGccattattttctgtgttttaattGTTGTGCCTTTGAGTTAAACTGcatttttgtcttttgattgaaatATG
The Saccopteryx bilineata isolate mSacBil1 chromosome 3, mSacBil1_pri_phased_curated, whole genome shotgun sequence DNA segment above includes these coding regions:
- the MXD1 gene encoding max dimerization protein 1 → MAAAVRMNIQMLLEAADYLERREREAEHGYASMLPYNNKDRDALKRRNKSKKNNSNSRSTHNEMEKNRRAHLRLCLEKLKGLVPLGPESNRHTTLSLLTKAKLHIKKLEDCDRKAIHQIDQLQREQRHLKRQLEKLGIERIRMDSIGSTVSSERSDSDREEIDVDVESTDFLTGELDWSSSSVSDSDERGSMQSLGSDEGYSSSSIKRIKLQDNRKTCLGL